One segment of Drosophila mauritiana strain mau12 chromosome 3R, ASM438214v1, whole genome shotgun sequence DNA contains the following:
- the LOC117143130 gene encoding protein yellow — protein sequence MLILALAVWLAYPNLCLAQYHLNPPKTIFPDFKFPSDYRDSPIVFEWKNLQYGFPSEQEREQVLRSGRYNPDSPIPIDIDVYYPPNGGPPRHFVTSPRFGQGVPFSLGYVTNVQRENGSEIQAYPSYQWHSSHGANCDGLTSVYRVHIDACGQMWVLDSGEIEFVQHCAPQVMVFDLATDQLIHRYRLPETSYKAKVSRFVNIFADIRDPPPSGQCKDVFAYLADPTSKAIVVYDVVGQNSWRIENKFTYPDAKFGTHTVAGESFELLDGPLALATTPLGLGLRRHLIFHALSNELELAIPLDVLNNATNWQKGLSSSLSDFIILGKRGIQCASHAISRQGFLFCGFLEPIGIFGWDIRRPYNRENVKLLAINPATLQFVSGMKIVRRPADGREELWLLSDRLQKIFAGTIDYREINYRVMRCDVDDLLQGRGCF from the exons ATCTTTGCCTGGCCCAGTACCACCTTAATCCTCCCAAGACCATCTTTCCGGACTTTAAGTTTCCCTCTGATTATAGGGATAGCCCCATAGTTTTTGAATGGAAGAATTTGCAGTACGGCTTCCCCAGTGAACAGGAACGGGAGCAGGTGCTCCGGAGTGGTCGCTACAATCCGGATAGTCCCATACCCATAGACATCGATGTCTATTATCCAC CTAATGGCGGTCCACCTAGACACTTTGTGACGTCCCCTCGCTTCGGACAGGGAGTTCCCTTTTCCCTTGGCTATGTCACCAATGTGCAGCGGGAGAATGGAAGTGAAATCCAGGCCTATCCCAGCTACCAGTGGCACAGTAGCCACGGAGCAAATTGCGATGGTCTAACGTCCGTGTACCGGGTTCACATCGATGCCTGTGGCCAGATGTGGGTGCTGGACAGCGGGGAAATTGAGTTCGTGCAGCACTGTGCCCCACAGGTTATGGTCTTTGACTTGGCGACCGATCAGTTGATCCATCGGTATCGTCTGCCCGAAACATCCTATAAGGCGAAGGTCAGTAGATTTGTGAATATATTTGCAGACATCAGGGATCCACCGCCAAGTGGGCAGTGCAAGGATGTATTTGCCTATCTGGCGGATCCCACCAGTAAGGCCATAGTGGTGTACGATGTCGTGGGTCAGAACTCCTGGCGCATCGAGAACAAATTCACCTATCCGGATGCGAAGTTCGGAACGCACACGGTGGCTGGTGAGAGTTTCGAGCTGCTCGATGGACCTTTGGCATTGGCGACGACTCCTTTGGGACTGGGGTTGCGCCGCCATCTGATTTTCCACGCGCTGTCCAACGAACTGGAGCTGGCCATTCCTTTGGATGTCCTGAATAATGCCACCAATTGGCAAAAGGGCTTGAGCTCCTCCCTGTCGGACTTCATTATCTTGGGTAAAAGAGGAATTCAGTGCGCCTCGCATGCGATTAGCAGACAGGGATTCCTGTTCTGTGGCTTCCTGGAGCCCATCGGAATTTTCGGCTGGGACATACGAAGGCCCTACAATCGCGAAAATGTCAAACTACTGGCTATAAATCCGGCTACGCTGCAATTTGTGAGTGGCATGAAGATTGTTCGCAGACCTGCTGACGGGCGGGAAGAACTGTGGCTGCTCTCCGATCGACTGCAGAAGATATTCGCCGGAACCATTGACTACAGGGAAATCAATTATCGGGTGATGCGCTGCGATGTTGATGACCTGTTGCAGGGGCGGGGCTGCTTTTAG
- the LOC117143131 gene encoding protein yellow, protein MLVILLALFCAVQGQPLVLKELHTLHQWTNLSLGDDLSKGNRFLPVDVDIEYGDEGRHRTFLTIPRLGMATPFTLATVVAKDNALVENPRLEPYPNEEWHVPPNNCSGITSAIRTYIDECWRLWVVDSGQVNSLQLCPPQILTFDLVKDELVQRHPLPPDSYIPSVSIFTALVVDLAERGTPNRCVGGRAYIADAWGYGLIVFDSLAGRSWRIEHESMKPSPLLRLGRSSNSQAGIFTVSLSPSELEDRYLYFHTLNAFNEMRVPLSLINNETFWKSANASGDSFHSLGTRGIQCESEVMDQSGNLYCSLISLGALVKWEESVSNYTADDLRVVAYNPHKIKFVTGLKINRNSKGEEELWALSSQPKLFVGGDLPANEVKFQIIGCRTADLLANTPCTVGAAETTPTNV, encoded by the exons ATGTTGGTCATCCTGCTTGCATTATTTTGTGCAGTCCAGGGCCAGCCATTGGTCCTCAAGGAGCTGCACACCCTGCACCAGTGGACGAACCTCAGTTTGGGCGACGATCTGTCCAAGGGCAATCGCTTTCTGCCGGTGGATGTCGACATTGAGTACGGCGATGAGGGCAGACATCGCACCTTCCTCACGATTCCGCGACTGGGAATGGCCACACCCTTCACACTGGCCACCGTGGTTGCGAAGGACAATGCGCTGGTGGAGAATCCTAGACTGGAGCCGTATCCAAACGAGGAGTGGCATGTGCCACCCAACAATTGCTCGGGCATCACCTCAGCCATTAGGACTTAT ATCGACGAATGCTGGCGACTCTGGGTGGTGGATTCCGGGCAGGTAAACTCCCTGCAGTTGTGCCCACCCCAAATTCTCACCTTCGATCTGGTGAAGGACGAACTAGTGCAACGTCACCCACTTCCGCCCGATTCCTATATTCCCAGCGTGTCCATCTTCACGGCTTTGGTAGTGGATCTGGCCGAGAGGGGCACACCCAATCGATGTGTGGGCGGCAGAGCGTATATAGCCGATGCCTGGGGTTATGGTCTAATCGTATTTGACTCCCTGGCGGGACGATCCTGGCGCATAGAGCACGAGTCCATGAAGCCATCGCCCTTGCTGAGATTAGGACGCTCAAGCAACTCGCAGGCAGGAATATTTACAGTGAGCCTCAGTCCCAGCGAGTTGGAAG ACCGCTATCTGTACTTCCACACGCTGAACGCCTTTAATGAGATGAGGGTTCCGCTCTCCCTGATCAACAACGAGACCTTCTGGAAGTCTGCAAATGCCAGCGGAGATAGCTTTCACAGCCTGGGCACCCGAGGAATCCAGTGCGAGTCGGAGGTAATGGATCAGTCGGGGAATCTCTACTGCAGCCTCATCAGTTTGGGAGCGCTGGTGAAATGGGAGGAGTCCGTGTCCAACTACACGGCGGACGACCTGCGTGTGGTGGCATACAATCCGCACAAGATCAAGTTCGTCACGGGCCTCAAGATCAACCGAAATTCCAAGGGAGAGGAGGAGCTGTGGGCCTTGAGCAGCCAGCCGAAACTCTTTGTGGGCGGCGACTTGCCCGCGAACGAGGTCAAGTTCCAAATAATTGGCTGCCGAACCGCTGACCTGCTTGCCAATACGCCGTGTACAGTGGGCGCCGCAGAAACCACGCCCACCAacgtttaa
- the LOC117143133 gene encoding dolichol-phosphate mannosyltransferase subunit 3 — protein sequence MTNLQRWLFYASLFAIPYLSVVLGTVQTQLTTKYFLHFQLLPLLLLVIFGIYSVWTVLYRTLTFNDCPEAAKELQDEIQEARKDLIAKGFRFRD from the exons ATGACAAATCTACAACGCTGGCTATTTTACGCATCGCTCTTTGCGATTCCCTATCTCTCCGTTGTTTTGGGAACAGTGCAAACACAGCTTACTACCAAGTATTTTCTGCACTTTCAGCTTTTGCCACTTTTGCTCCTCGTGATTTTTGGT ATATATTCCGTTTGGACTGTTCTATATAGAACTCTGACTTTCAACGATTGTCCCGAGGCCGCCAAGGAGCTCCAGGATGAAATTCAGGAGGCTCGCAAGGATTTGATAGCCAAGGGATTTCGGTTTCGAGATTAG